The following proteins are co-located in the Malus sylvestris chromosome 13, drMalSylv7.2, whole genome shotgun sequence genome:
- the LOC126597470 gene encoding uncharacterized protein LOC126597470, with translation MAFVSFVGRLLFASVFFLSAWHEFNEFGVDGGPAAEYLRPKFDVFSNHLSTHTGVQVPKQVEIKHLVAAMVALKGIGGLLFIFGSSIGAYLLLLHQAIATPILYDFYNYDPEKTEFNQLFFQFTQNLAFFGALLFFVGMKTSIPKRQQLRKRVPKPKTT, from the exons ATGGCTTTCGTTTCGTTCGTTGGACGCCTTCTTTTCGCCTCTGTCTTCTTCCTCTCTGCTTGGCATGA GTTCAATGAATTTGGCGTGGACGGGGGACCCGCAGCAGAATATCTAAGACCAAAATTCGACGTTTTCTCGAATCATCTGTCAACTCACACTGGTGTGCAAGTGCCCAAACAAGTTGAA ATCAAACATTTAGTGGCGGCCATGGTGGCATTGAAGGGCATTGGGGGTCTTCTCTTCATCTTTGGTTCTTCTATTGGAGCCTATTTGCTG CTTCTGCATCAGGCCATTGCTACTCCTATCTTGTACGATTTCTACAACTATGATCCCGAGAAGACAGAATTCAATCAACTCTTTTTTCAGTTTACTCAG AACTTGGCATTCTTTGGGGCTCTGCTTTTTTTCGTAGGCATGAAGACATCGATACCAAAGAGACAACAACTCAGGAAAAGAGttccaaaaccaaaaactaCATGA